One genomic region from Granulicatella adiacens ATCC 49175 encodes:
- the pfkB gene encoding 1-phosphofructokinase, giving the protein MMIYTCTMNLAIDLFIKTLQMLPSEVNRTQEAVYIPNGKGVNVSFILKKLGMNNTALGFKAGFTGQFIEDELHKEGIQTQFVNVDGITRINVFTQVVSTSEEFKLVNQGPSVSQPQEEALLKIIENMNTEDFLFVSGSHPEGITYTTYEKIAKTSQLRGFKLILDTSADFVPDLLKYRPYLIKPNDEELAEWFGLINPSLEEIKDCGQKLLEKGAENVLVSLGEKGAILFTPTETIHVTAPKGEVVNTACAGDTLLATFVGSQLLGLSNEEALIKAVAAGSSTAFRPGLTDFSDVPTLMQQIKRIS; this is encoded by the coding sequence ATGATGATTTATACTTGTACGATGAATCTAGCCATCGATTTGTTTATTAAAACCTTGCAAATGTTGCCTTCTGAAGTAAACCGAACGCAAGAGGCCGTTTACATCCCAAACGGAAAAGGAGTAAATGTCAGCTTTATCCTAAAAAAACTCGGGATGAACAACACAGCATTAGGTTTTAAAGCAGGTTTTACTGGTCAATTCATCGAAGACGAGCTACATAAGGAAGGCATCCAAACACAGTTCGTTAATGTAGACGGAATTACTCGAATCAATGTATTTACTCAAGTAGTGTCAACGAGTGAAGAGTTTAAACTCGTAAATCAAGGTCCTAGTGTAAGCCAACCCCAAGAAGAAGCACTACTCAAAATAATAGAGAATATGAATACGGAGGACTTTTTATTTGTATCTGGCAGTCATCCGGAAGGCATTACCTATACGACTTATGAAAAAATTGCAAAGACCTCTCAACTTAGAGGGTTTAAGTTAATCCTTGATACTTCTGCCGACTTTGTACCCGACCTTTTAAAATACCGACCCTATCTTATCAAACCCAACGACGAAGAATTGGCTGAATGGTTTGGTTTGATAAATCCGAGTCTTGAAGAAATTAAAGACTGTGGTCAAAAACTACTCGAAAAAGGCGCCGAAAATGTATTAGTTTCCTTAGGCGAAAAGGGAGCAATTCTATTCACGCCAACAGAAACAATCCATGTAACAGCTCCAAAAGGAGAAGTTGTAAATACTGCCTGTGCCGGCGATACTCTTTTAGCTACATTTGTCGGAAGCCAATTATTAGGTTTATCAAATGAAGAAGCTTTGATCAAAGCTGTGGCTGCAGGTAGTTCAACCGCATTTAGACCTGGGTTGACAGATTTTTCAGACGTTCCTACATTAATGCAACAAATCAAACGCATTTCATAG
- the mnmE gene encoding tRNA uridine-5-carboxymethylaminomethyl(34) synthesis GTPase MnmE, whose amino-acid sequence MQTEFDTIAAISTAPGEGAIGIVRISGEDAIRIADEVYRLKEKRLNEQPSHTIHYGHIVDPKNDEVIDEVMVTVLRAPKTFTREDVVEINCHGGIVAINRILQLVLRRGARLAEPGEFTKRAFLNGRIDLSQAEAVMDLIRAKTDKSMQMAMRQLDGELSKLIQNLRQEILNTLAQVEVNIDYPEYDDVEEMTLQLLREKTQQVSQGIRALLNTASQGKILRDGLKAAIVGRPNVGKSSLLNVLLREEKAIVTDIAGTTRDTIEEYVNVRGVPLQLIDTAGIRETDDVVERIGVERSRKALNEADFVLLILNQSEELRDEDLRLLEQTKDFKRIILLNKTDLPTKIDMDKVKEFATDSEIVTTSMLKKEGIDQLEEKIADYFFQGQMNERDATYLSNTRHIALLEKAEQALQEVANGVDMGMPVDLIQIDFTRAWDLLGEITGDTVQDELLTQLFSQFCLGK is encoded by the coding sequence ATGCAGACAGAATTTGATACGATTGCGGCGATTTCAACGGCACCTGGCGAAGGGGCGATCGGGATTGTCCGTATCAGTGGAGAGGATGCAATTCGCATTGCCGATGAAGTGTATCGATTGAAAGAAAAACGATTAAATGAACAACCCAGTCATACGATTCACTATGGGCATATCGTGGATCCAAAGAACGATGAAGTCATTGATGAAGTGATGGTGACGGTACTTCGCGCGCCAAAGACTTTTACGCGTGAGGACGTTGTGGAAATCAACTGTCACGGTGGGATTGTGGCGATTAACCGCATCTTGCAACTCGTTCTTCGCAGGGGAGCACGCTTAGCAGAGCCTGGTGAGTTTACAAAACGCGCCTTCTTGAATGGGCGAATTGACCTCTCACAAGCAGAAGCCGTGATGGATTTGATTCGTGCCAAAACAGATAAGTCGATGCAAATGGCAATGCGCCAACTTGATGGAGAACTCTCAAAGTTAATTCAGAATTTACGACAAGAAATCTTAAACACATTAGCGCAAGTCGAAGTAAATATCGACTATCCAGAGTATGATGATGTGGAAGAGATGACCTTGCAACTGTTGCGCGAGAAGACGCAGCAAGTCTCACAAGGCATTCGCGCATTGCTAAACACGGCAAGCCAAGGAAAAATTTTGCGTGACGGATTGAAGGCAGCGATTGTTGGACGTCCAAACGTAGGAAAATCGAGTCTATTGAACGTGTTATTACGCGAGGAAAAAGCCATCGTAACGGATATCGCAGGAACGACTCGTGACACGATTGAAGAGTATGTGAATGTTCGAGGAGTGCCACTCCAACTGATTGATACGGCGGGAATTCGTGAAACGGATGACGTTGTTGAACGTATCGGGGTGGAACGAAGCCGTAAAGCATTAAACGAAGCGGATTTCGTGCTCTTAATTTTAAATCAAAGCGAAGAGTTGAGGGATGAAGACCTCCGCTTATTAGAACAAACGAAAGACTTTAAACGTATTATTTTATTAAACAAAACAGACTTACCAACAAAAATTGATATGGATAAGGTCAAAGAATTTGCAACAGACAGCGAAATTGTCACAACGTCAATGCTGAAGAAAGAAGGCATCGACCAATTGGAAGAAAAGATTGCTGATTACTTCTTCCAAGGGCAAATGAATGAGCGCGACGCTACGTACTTATCGAACACGCGTCATATTGCGCTTCTTGAAAAGGCAGAACAAGCGCTGCAAGAAGTGGCGAACGGGGTCGACATGGGCATGCCTGTTGATTTAATCCAGATTGATTTTACCCGCGCTTGGGATCTCTTGGGCGAAATCACAGGTGATACGGTTCAAGACGAGCTGTTAACACAATTGTTCAGCCAGTTCTGTTTAGGAAAATAA
- a CDS encoding MurR/RpiR family transcriptional regulator — MFNTKGLTNTEKYLLAYIEEHIEEMPSISIVKLSERANVSTASIVRTMRKLGYDGFTSFKHDLKKQYRFANENLSTFKSLEVVDQKIRAVVVKNEQEVRRTIEQLDSRAIEDAVQAIFGAQRVYLFSRGLSEMIASEMEIKFHLLERTCEQYVDPNIIKTISHRLNAQDVAIIISLNGHTEELVEAAKVCQQNEVPIVLVTANGASPLAKLSDITFVGYKSESSYFPDYEVRSRLPLQVISRILLDAYAIRVAGQK; from the coding sequence ATGTTCAACACGAAAGGCTTAACAAACACTGAAAAATATCTACTTGCCTATATTGAAGAACATATAGAAGAGATGCCTTCTATTTCAATTGTAAAGTTAAGCGAACGAGCAAATGTTTCAACTGCGTCCATTGTGCGAACAATGAGAAAGCTCGGATATGATGGATTTACGAGTTTTAAACATGATTTGAAGAAGCAATATCGATTTGCAAATGAAAATTTATCAACTTTCAAAAGTTTAGAGGTTGTGGATCAAAAGATTCGAGCCGTTGTAGTAAAAAATGAGCAAGAGGTCCGACGAACGATTGAGCAATTGGATAGCAGAGCAATAGAAGATGCTGTTCAAGCAATTTTTGGGGCACAACGCGTCTACTTATTCTCTCGAGGACTGAGTGAAATGATTGCCAGTGAAATGGAGATAAAATTCCATTTATTGGAACGGACGTGCGAACAATATGTAGACCCCAATATTATAAAGACAATTAGCCATCGATTAAATGCGCAAGATGTGGCGATTATTATATCTCTGAATGGACATACAGAAGAATTAGTCGAAGCGGCCAAAGTGTGTCAACAAAATGAAGTTCCTATCGTTTTAGTAACCGCTAATGGTGCGAGTCCTCTAGCAAAATTAAGTGATATTACTTTTGTTGGATATAAATCAGAAAGCTCGTACTTCCCAGATTATGAAGTTCGTTCGCGCTTGCCACTACAAGTGATTAGTCGAATATTGTTAGATGCTTATGCTATAAGGGTTGCCGGCCAAAAATAA
- a CDS encoding GntR family transcriptional regulator, producing the protein MVAKPSPLYSTLSIALMDFIKTKGKAHEKMLSEREITKVYNVSRTTVRTALKELETLGFIYKRHGKGTFISNQWKERQNLLEGYSFTEQMKELGKVPTTKITSLDCYEADEFIAPLIGIEAGDKLFRLKRIRYADGIPLMKETTFLPYDVFKGLTKTLLEGHSLYDVFASKFNQQIHYADEEFSASILSAEEAEALDVDPHGACLRFRRTTLNHENRIIEYTISVARSDQFFYKVRHYRTNQ; encoded by the coding sequence ATGGTTGCTAAACCCTCTCCTCTTTATTCAACGCTAAGTATAGCATTAATGGATTTCATTAAAACAAAGGGGAAAGCGCACGAAAAGATGCTTTCAGAAAGAGAAATTACGAAAGTATACAATGTGAGTCGAACCACTGTTAGAACAGCGCTAAAAGAATTGGAGACACTTGGGTTTATTTATAAACGCCATGGCAAAGGGACGTTCATCTCAAATCAGTGGAAAGAACGTCAAAACTTACTAGAAGGATATAGTTTTACAGAACAGATGAAGGAACTCGGTAAAGTCCCTACGACAAAAATTACTTCTCTGGACTGTTATGAAGCCGATGAATTTATCGCCCCATTAATTGGGATTGAAGCGGGTGATAAGCTATTTCGATTGAAACGCATTCGGTATGCAGACGGAATTCCACTTATGAAGGAAACCACATTTTTACCTTACGATGTTTTTAAAGGGTTAACAAAAACACTTCTAGAAGGTCATTCTTTATACGATGTGTTTGCAAGTAAGTTCAATCAGCAAATCCACTATGCTGACGAAGAATTTTCCGCAAGTATTTTAAGTGCGGAAGAAGCTGAAGCGCTGGATGTGGATCCACATGGAGCTTGCTTAAGGTTTAGACGAACGACATTGAATCACGAAAATCGCATCATTGAATACACCATTAGTGTAGCTAGAAGCGATCAATTCTTCTACAAGGTAAGACACTATCGAACAAATCAATAA
- the sdaAB gene encoding L-serine ammonia-lyase, iron-sulfur-dependent subunit beta, producing the protein MESNKVQNYKSCFDIIGPIMVGPSSSHTAGAIAIGALARQLFGGTPKNVRCDYYESFAETHKGHGTDFAIISGILGFATDDERVPRAVEIAKEEGVQIEFVERKEMSPVNHANTADLTLSDEKRTIRLIGTSVGGGAVEVKVIEVDGFKMELSGPLPILLEVVSLGEMPKVYQLLQEHGVTISKQRVEMAENRQMIGYELADLLSPEFKQQIQTLRQTHTIYLFA; encoded by the coding sequence ATGGAAAGTAATAAAGTACAAAATTATAAGAGTTGTTTTGATATTATTGGTCCGATTATGGTGGGCCCTTCTTCTTCACATACTGCGGGGGCGATTGCGATTGGTGCTCTTGCGAGACAATTATTCGGTGGAACGCCAAAGAATGTGCGTTGCGACTATTATGAGTCATTTGCTGAAACCCATAAGGGACATGGGACAGATTTTGCGATTATTAGTGGAATCTTAGGCTTTGCAACAGATGACGAGCGTGTGCCTCGAGCGGTTGAAATCGCTAAAGAAGAAGGAGTTCAAATCGAGTTTGTCGAGCGCAAAGAAATGAGTCCAGTCAATCATGCCAATACGGCAGATTTAACCTTGAGTGACGAGAAACGTACGATCCGCCTCATTGGAACTTCTGTTGGTGGCGGAGCGGTGGAAGTGAAGGTTATTGAGGTCGATGGCTTTAAGATGGAGCTTTCAGGCCCACTTCCAATATTGCTCGAAGTGGTATCTCTTGGTGAAATGCCAAAAGTATATCAACTATTACAAGAGCATGGGGTAACCATTTCGAAACAAAGAGTAGAAATGGCTGAAAATCGCCAAATGATTGGATATGAATTAGCGGATTTATTATCACCAGAATTCAAACAACAAATACAAACATTAAGACAAACGCATACGATTTATCTGTTTGCGTAA
- a CDS encoding PTS sugar transporter subunit IIA produces the protein MLISKEAIFLNENLTSQEEVFHFIAQKAVALGVSADENAVYNGLVEREQQGTTGMMDGFAIPHAKSSAITTPKIVIVRLNEGIDWNSMDGNPTLFIFSLLIPDGEAGTTHLKLLATVARMLMKADVKEALLSAKTAEQLEEVLNSHLGA, from the coding sequence ATGTTAATTAGTAAAGAAGCTATTTTCTTAAATGAAAATCTTACTTCTCAAGAAGAAGTCTTTCACTTCATTGCACAAAAAGCGGTGGCACTAGGCGTTTCAGCAGACGAAAATGCCGTGTACAACGGACTTGTAGAACGTGAACAACAAGGAACAACAGGAATGATGGACGGATTCGCAATTCCACATGCAAAATCAAGTGCCATCACGACTCCGAAAATCGTGATTGTACGACTTAATGAAGGAATCGATTGGAATAGTATGGATGGGAACCCTACTTTATTTATCTTTAGTCTACTAATTCCTGACGGAGAAGCTGGAACAACCCATCTGAAACTACTAGCAACCGTAGCTCGGATGTTAATGAAAGCTGATGTGAAAGAAGCTTTATTAAGCGCTAAAACTGCTGAACAACTTGAAGAGGTATTAAATAGTCATTTAGGAGCTTAG
- the sdaAA gene encoding L-serine ammonia-lyase, iron-sulfur-dependent, subunit alpha produces the protein MFSTIKELVALATEQKKPISEIMIEQEMAMTQQSREYIWEKMEKNLQTMKNAVERSVEGEGVFSPTGLTGGDALKMKKYRERGKTLSGDSVLAGVQYALGTNEVNAAMGLVCATPTAGASGTLPGVVFSIADTMNLNHEQQVRFLFTSAAFGMVVANNAMISGAMGGCQAEVGSASAMAAAAAVEAAGGTPQESSEAFATALGNLLGLVCDPVAGLVEVPCVKRNAIGAGNALIAADMALAGITNVIPADETIEAMRSIGVRMPRELRETGIGGTAGTRTGVAIKMRIFGEDVSLNPEQE, from the coding sequence ATGTTTTCAACCATTAAAGAATTGGTAGCATTAGCAACAGAACAAAAGAAACCCATTTCTGAAATTATGATTGAACAGGAAATGGCCATGACCCAGCAAAGTCGTGAGTACATCTGGGAAAAAATGGAAAAAAACTTACAAACGATGAAGAATGCCGTTGAACGAAGCGTCGAAGGAGAAGGAGTCTTTTCTCCAACGGGACTAACCGGTGGCGATGCGTTGAAGATGAAGAAATATCGTGAACGTGGAAAGACATTATCAGGCGATAGTGTCCTAGCAGGTGTGCAATATGCCCTAGGAACAAATGAAGTCAATGCCGCAATGGGTTTGGTCTGTGCGACACCTACCGCTGGAGCCAGTGGAACTTTGCCAGGAGTTGTGTTTTCAATTGCAGATACAATGAACTTAAACCATGAACAACAAGTGCGTTTTCTCTTTACGTCTGCAGCCTTTGGGATGGTTGTTGCCAATAACGCAATGATTTCTGGAGCGATGGGCGGATGCCAAGCGGAAGTTGGAAGTGCCAGTGCGATGGCCGCAGCTGCAGCCGTTGAAGCGGCAGGAGGAACACCGCAAGAGAGTTCAGAAGCCTTTGCGACAGCACTTGGGAATTTATTAGGACTTGTTTGTGACCCTGTAGCGGGGTTGGTAGAAGTGCCCTGCGTGAAGCGAAATGCCATTGGTGCAGGAAACGCATTGATTGCTGCGGATATGGCGCTTGCGGGGATCACAAATGTGATTCCAGCGGATGAAACGATTGAAGCGATGCGCAGTATCGGGGTAAGAATGCCACGAGAATTGCGTGAAACCGGAATTGGCGGAACAGCAGGAACTAGAACGGGCGTCGCTATTAAGATGAGAATTTTCGGGGAAGATGTTTCATTGAACCCGGAACAAGAGTAG
- the msrA gene encoding peptide-methionine (S)-S-oxide reductase MsrA: MAKEIATFAGGCFWCMVKPFDSQPGIESVISGYTGGHKENPTYKEVCSGTTGHTEAVQITFDPEVFPYEKLVEVYWQQTDPTDAMGQFVDRGDSYRPVIFYHSQEQKKIAEASKAALQASGRFKKDIVTKIEPASTFYPAEEYHQDFYKKDPEHYKRYRGLSGRDTFINSNWK, translated from the coding sequence ATGGCAAAAGAAATTGCAACATTTGCAGGAGGCTGTTTCTGGTGCATGGTGAAACCATTTGATAGCCAACCAGGAATCGAGTCTGTAATCTCAGGATACACAGGCGGACACAAAGAAAATCCAACGTACAAGGAAGTTTGTAGCGGAACAACAGGACATACGGAGGCCGTGCAAATCACGTTTGACCCAGAAGTATTTCCATACGAAAAACTCGTAGAAGTTTACTGGCAACAAACGGACCCAACGGATGCAATGGGACAATTCGTGGACCGTGGAGATTCATATAGACCGGTGATTTTCTATCATTCGCAGGAACAAAAGAAGATTGCGGAGGCTTCTAAAGCGGCTCTGCAAGCAAGTGGTCGATTCAAAAAAGACATCGTGACAAAAATTGAGCCTGCGAGTACGTTTTATCCAGCAGAAGAATATCATCAAGATTTCTACAAGAAGGATCCAGAACATTACAAACGTTACCGCGGACTTTCAGGTCGCGACACTTTTATCAATAGTAATTGGAAATAA
- a CDS encoding NUDIX hydrolase, translating into MTKLATICYIDNGKEFLLLLRNKKPNDVHEGKYIGVGGKLEAAETPEECAVREIFEETGLTATKMEMKGIITFPEFTPGHDWYTYVFRVTEFSGELIDSPEGTLEWVPYDEVLQKPSWEGDRIFLEWILGNEPFFSAKFNYEAGEYVSHNVEFYGERK; encoded by the coding sequence ATGACGAAGCTAGCGACAATCTGCTATATCGATAATGGCAAAGAATTTTTACTGTTATTACGCAACAAAAAGCCAAACGATGTCCATGAGGGCAAGTATATTGGCGTTGGTGGAAAGCTTGAAGCAGCAGAAACTCCAGAAGAATGTGCCGTGCGTGAAATTTTTGAAGAAACAGGACTAACGGCTACAAAGATGGAGATGAAAGGAATCATCACCTTCCCAGAATTCACCCCAGGACACGATTGGTATACGTATGTTTTTCGTGTGACGGAGTTTTCAGGAGAGCTGATTGATTCGCCAGAAGGGACGCTGGAATGGGTTCCTTACGATGAAGTCCTCCAGAAACCGTCTTGGGAAGGGGACCGCATTTTCCTAGAGTGGATTTTAGGAAACGAACCGTTCTTTTCTGCGAAGTTTAATTATGAAGCAGGCGAATATGTTAGTCACAATGTAGAATTTTATGGAGAAAGAAAGTAA
- a CDS encoding PTS fructose transporter subunit IIC, which produces MTKYDIIAATGCPTGIAHTYMAQEALEQAAKKAGVTIKVETHGQIGVENELTPEEIANAKAVIIAADKDVQAQRFVNKKIIDVSVGQGIKNADELVAQALRGEGVVKYHSDDAVVEASEAPQSSNVGKSSIGREIYKHLMNGVSHMLPFVVGGGVLIAISFAVFGIYSFDPNHETYNAFSAQLKEIGGLAMGLMTPVLAAYIAQSIGNRPALVSGFVAGLMASNGGAGFLGGIIGGFFAGYLVVLLEKLFKALPKALDGLKAIFLYPLLGVLITGLFMSVIVSPMADINQSLMDFLKGFQDSNPILLGLVIGCMCAFDMGGPVNKAAYVTGTVLLGEGNTAFMAGVSAACIAPPLITTVAVLLFKNRFDTNERNAGLVNFILGSTHITEGAIPFVAKDPLRAMPSMMLGSSIAAILTYLFGVQVPAPHGGFLVLPVVTHPFLWVLAIAIGSVIGGVVLGATRKPLSE; this is translated from the coding sequence ATGACAAAATATGATATTATCGCTGCCACTGGGTGTCCGACAGGGATTGCACACACTTATATGGCACAAGAAGCTCTTGAACAAGCTGCTAAAAAAGCAGGTGTAACGATTAAAGTTGAAACACACGGTCAAATCGGCGTTGAAAATGAACTTACTCCTGAAGAAATCGCAAACGCAAAAGCCGTCATTATTGCTGCTGATAAGGACGTTCAAGCACAACGTTTCGTCAACAAAAAAATTATCGACGTTTCAGTAGGACAAGGAATTAAAAATGCCGATGAATTAGTGGCACAAGCTCTTCGCGGAGAAGGCGTTGTGAAATACCACTCTGACGATGCAGTTGTTGAAGCTTCAGAAGCTCCACAATCTTCTAACGTTGGTAAGAGCTCTATTGGTCGTGAAATCTACAAACATTTGATGAATGGTGTTTCACATATGCTTCCATTCGTCGTTGGTGGTGGGGTGCTCATCGCGATTTCATTTGCGGTATTCGGAATATACTCATTCGATCCAAATCATGAAACTTACAATGCCTTTTCTGCACAATTAAAAGAAATTGGTGGCTTAGCAATGGGCTTGATGACTCCCGTTCTAGCAGCCTACATTGCACAAAGTATCGGAAATCGCCCCGCTTTAGTGAGTGGTTTTGTTGCTGGTTTAATGGCAAGTAACGGTGGCGCAGGATTCCTCGGCGGTATCATCGGTGGTTTCTTCGCGGGGTACTTAGTCGTTCTTTTAGAAAAATTATTTAAAGCATTACCAAAAGCCTTGGACGGTTTAAAAGCTATTTTCTTATATCCACTATTGGGTGTTTTAATCACCGGACTATTTATGAGTGTTATTGTTAGTCCAATGGCAGATATCAACCAATCACTAATGGACTTCTTAAAAGGATTCCAAGATTCAAACCCTATTCTTCTTGGTCTTGTAATTGGATGTATGTGTGCCTTTGATATGGGTGGTCCCGTGAATAAAGCTGCATACGTTACAGGTACCGTTCTTCTTGGCGAAGGAAATACTGCATTCATGGCTGGGGTTTCTGCAGCATGTATTGCTCCTCCACTAATCACAACCGTTGCCGTATTATTATTCAAAAACCGTTTTGACACAAACGAACGTAATGCTGGTTTAGTTAACTTCATCTTAGGTTCAACACACATTACTGAAGGGGCTATTCCTTTCGTTGCAAAAGATCCCCTTCGCGCGATGCCTTCAATGATGTTAGGTTCTTCAATCGCCGCAATTTTAACTTACCTTTTCGGCGTACAAGTCCCTGCTCCTCACGGTGGATTCCTAGTATTACCAGTTGTGACACATCCATTTTTATGGGTATTAGCGATTGCGATTGGTTCTGTTATCGGTGGTGTTGTTCTTGGAGCCACTCGTAAACCACTTTCTGAATAA
- a CDS encoding aminotransferase class I/II-fold pyridoxal phosphate-dependent enzyme, which yields MTVEHPFNKIVEGIAVSDIRQFDAEVSTIPGIIKLTLGEPNFDTPEHIKEAAIQAIKDNHSHYTPNSGIPELRQAAAEYYNKKFNFNYTGDQVITTIGATEGINASLQAILNPGDTVIVPTPVFPLYLPITLVNQGNFITVDTSEDGFVLTADKLRETIEANPDKNFKAVVLVYPSNPTGVTYSKEQLEDLAEVIKEHQLWALCDEVYAELTYDKTHYSLANILPEQTIVITGLSKSHAMTGWRIGFILGPTHFMNEVVKTHQYMVTAPTSFAQYGALAAMLHGQDDCAKMMVEYSERRDYLAAELKKLGFEVASPDGAFYLFAKIPAKCGTDSWAFVRDLAPKAKVALIPGVSFGPGGESYVRFSYAASMENLKEVVARLTTYLANI from the coding sequence ATGACCGTAGAACATCCATTTAACAAAATCGTAGAAGGCATTGCAGTTTCTGATATTCGTCAATTCGACGCAGAAGTTTCTACAATTCCTGGCATTATCAAATTAACTCTTGGAGAGCCAAATTTTGACACACCTGAACATATTAAAGAAGCGGCTATCCAAGCGATTAAAGACAATCATTCACACTACACACCAAACTCAGGGATTCCTGAATTACGACAAGCTGCGGCTGAGTATTACAACAAGAAATTTAATTTCAATTACACAGGAGACCAAGTCATTACAACGATTGGGGCAACGGAAGGGATTAACGCTAGCTTACAAGCCATCTTAAACCCTGGCGACACAGTGATCGTGCCAACACCCGTCTTCCCGCTATACTTGCCAATCACATTGGTGAACCAAGGGAACTTCATTACAGTAGATACAAGTGAAGACGGCTTCGTATTAACAGCGGATAAATTACGCGAAACCATCGAAGCAAACCCAGATAAAAACTTCAAAGCAGTTGTTCTTGTATACCCAAGTAATCCAACAGGCGTAACATATTCTAAAGAACAATTAGAAGATTTAGCTGAAGTGATTAAAGAGCACCAACTATGGGCGCTGTGTGATGAAGTGTATGCGGAATTAACATACGACAAGACTCACTACTCTCTTGCAAACATCTTACCGGAACAAACCATTGTCATCACTGGTTTATCAAAATCACACGCAATGACAGGATGGCGTATCGGATTTATCTTAGGGCCAACACACTTCATGAACGAAGTCGTAAAAACACACCAATACATGGTGACAGCTCCAACAAGCTTTGCGCAATACGGAGCGCTTGCAGCGATGTTACATGGCCAAGATGACTGTGCGAAAATGATGGTTGAATATAGCGAGCGTCGTGACTACCTGGCTGCGGAATTGAAGAAACTTGGCTTCGAAGTGGCAAGTCCTGATGGGGCGTTCTACTTATTCGCAAAAATTCCTGCTAAATGCGGTACAGACTCATGGGCTTTCGTTCGTGACCTTGCTCCAAAAGCAAAAGTAGCGCTGATTCCAGGGGTATCTTTCGGACCTGGTGGCGAAAGTTATGTTCGTTTCAGTTACGCTGCTTCAATGGAAAACTTAAAAGAAGTCGTTGCTCGTTTAACCACTTACTTAGCAAACATCTAA